In Kushneria marisflavi, the following are encoded in one genomic region:
- the fliE gene encoding flagellar hook-basal body complex protein FliE: MSVAAAGLQALVQQMQSVAQQAGGHQAAAQQAGGVSFAGELKGAIDRIDGMKQTAEAKAVAFSRGDSNVALNDVMVDMQKASVSMEMGIQVRNRVLSAYREIMSMQV; encoded by the coding sequence ATGTCAGTGGCAGCAGCGGGCCTTCAGGCCCTTGTTCAGCAGATGCAAAGCGTGGCGCAGCAGGCAGGCGGTCATCAAGCTGCTGCGCAACAGGCAGGCGGTGTCAGTTTTGCAGGCGAGCTCAAGGGGGCGATTGATCGCATCGATGGCATGAAACAGACCGCCGAAGCCAAGGCTGTCGCGTTTTCGAGAGGTGATAGTAACGTGGCACTCAACGACGTTATGGTCGACATGCAAAAAGCCAGCGTTTCAATGGAAATGGGTATACAGGTTCGCAACCGTGTACTTAGCGCCTACCGCGAGATCATGAGCATGCAGGTGTGA
- a CDS encoding flagellar protein FlaG: protein MSITSVISGMSSSLLSSNSFPASSPVLPVPSRLGPSCKTDNLEALEEAITQLKQGLERVGIDIDIHDDSGRIVTRVIDRESGDVIRQIPTEEVLHMARMAAYQQGQLLKTTA, encoded by the coding sequence ATGAGCATCACGTCAGTCATCTCCGGCATGTCCAGCAGCCTGCTCTCCAGTAACTCATTTCCAGCCTCCTCTCCTGTCTTGCCGGTACCTTCAAGGCTCGGGCCATCTTGCAAAACGGATAATCTCGAAGCGCTGGAAGAAGCCATAACGCAGTTAAAGCAGGGTCTGGAACGAGTCGGTATCGACATTGATATTCATGATGACAGCGGTCGGATTGTAACGCGCGTGATCGACCGTGAAAGTGGCGACGTGATTCGTCAGATTCCAACGGAAGAGGTGCTTCATATGGCACGTATGGCGGCATATCAGCAGGGGCAGCTTCTCAAGACCACCGCCTGA